The Panicum hallii strain FIL2 chromosome 9, PHallii_v3.1, whole genome shotgun sequence genome has a window encoding:
- the LOC112874651 gene encoding filament-like plant protein 4 — MDRRSWPWKKKSSDKSSNGDALQNSNQEQEDKAPKFVQISPQTYANLTESEEKVKVLEENVKVLNEQLSAAQSEITTKDALVKQHAKVAEEAVSGWEKAEAEASALKLQLETVTLSKLAAEEKAAHLDGALKECMKQVRTVKEEGEQKLHDVVFAKTKQWEKIKAEFEAKLVEFEQELIRAGAENDALTRSLQERAELLMKIDEEKAQAEAEIEVLKSTIQSGEREINSLKYELHVVSKELEIRNEEKNMSVRSADVATKQHQEDVKKISKLEAECQRLRGLVRKKLPGPAALAQMKMEVESLGREYGDHRVRRSPAKNSSFHRPMSPMSPVPDYAIENLQHMQRDNEFLTARLLTMEEETKMLKEALTKRNGELQSSRSMYAKTAGKLRSLEVQMLTGNQHKSPTPNMDIHFDGALSQNGSNPPSMTSMSEDGVDDEGSCTESWTNALVSELSHFKKEKAAKSSATEDSNRLELMDDFLEMERLACLSSEANGNGSTIDKMKIDEVGATLSGITEGDGVKDLQSASPVSETTSSKQQLSEKSSLLKLQSRISSLLDSESPENNAGKMIDSIRNILKDIEDEADSINANGTHHLDGTLSSGSKCAMDQELKSAIFRIQDFVKLLDQELSKFQGQSSDYDGLFEKTQHFSALIDKVLSNDNGLNDFVMALSVILSETSQIKFTMSRDNSNEAESNNLDCVDKVTLLENKVQPEPVKDSVSDLCPLLPRSSSDPEFEGPADAGFDAKTALKICSPEEYEQLISEKTNLEVELAKRNDIIEETKVRLGDMEKNLEDFTAKLADSEKSNSLSETQLKCMAESYKSLESRKVELENEIEVLRSKIDTLTAELTDERQSHQEDLAKYKDLEEKMERYELERSSMFVDEDPDTNSKQEKEIAAAAEKLAECQETILILGRQLQAMRPSADSLGSSPNRQRMEDFLQDSVGTTAGEFSQKPAGQPDTDQEILGAGNESPVNGFKTHMTPSDADGSPFPTPNNSKRPKHRSRSSSSSSFANHQLPEKQSRGFSRFFTKGKE; from the exons ATGGATCGACGCAGCTGGCCTTGGAAGAAGAAATCATCTGATAAATCATCAAACGGAGATGCGTTGCAGAATTCCAATCAAGAACAG GAAGATAAAGCTCCAAAATTTGTGCAAATTTCACCGCAAACATATGCAAATCTTACAGAGTCAGAGGAAAAAGTAAAAGTTTTAGAAGAAAATGTGAAGGTCTTGAATGAACAACTCTCTGCAGCACAATCTGAGATCACAACTAAAGATGCACTAGTGAAACAGCATGCAAAAGTTGCCGAAGAAGCCGTATCAG GTTGGGAGAAAGCTGAAGCAGAGGCCTCCGCACTGAAGCTTCAGCTAGAAACTGTTACATTGTCTAAGCTTGCAGCTGAAGAAAAAGCTGCCCATCTGGATGGTGCGTTGAAAGAATGCATGAAGCAAGTAAGAACTGTTAAGGAAGAAGGTGAGCAGAAACTACATGATGTAGTCTTTGCAAAAACCAAACAGTGGGAGAAGATAAAGGCCGAGTTCGAAGCAAAATTAGTTGAATTTGAACAGGAACTCATAAGGGCCGGTGCTGAGAATGATGCACTCACAAGATCACTCCAAGAACGGGCAGAATTGCTGATGAAAATTGATGAGGAAAAAGCTCAAGCAGAAGCTGAGATTGAAGTCTTGAAAAGCACAATCCAGTCAGGCGAAAGGGAGATAAATTCCCTCAAATATGAACTGCATGTTGTCTCCAAAGAGCTTGAAATACGCAATGAAGAAAAGAACATGAGCGTGCGCTCAGCTGATGTAGCAACTAAACAGCATCAGGAAGATGTCAAGAAAATATCAAAACTTGAAGCTGAATGCCAAAGATTACGTGGCCTTGTTCGGAAGAAGTTACCTGGTCCGGCTGCactagctcaaatgaaaatggagGTGGAGAGCTTGGGCAGAGAGTATGGAGACCACAGAGTACGACGATCCCCTGCAAAGAATTCTAGTTTCCATCGTCCTATGTCTCCTATGTCTCCTGTTCCTGATTATGCCATAGAGAACTTACAACACATGCAGAGAGATAATGAGTTTCTAACTGCTCGTCTATTAACAATGGAAGAAGAAACCAAGATGCTAAAAGAGGCACTGACAAAGCGAAACGGTGAGCTACAGTCATCAAGAAGCATGTATGCTAAAACAGCAGGCAAGCTCCGAAGCTTGGAGGTCCAAATGTTGACTGGAAACCAACATAAGAGTCCAACTCCAAACATGGATATTCACTTTGATGGTGCACTGAGCCAAAATGGAAGCAACCCACCTAGCATGACTTCAATGTCTGAAGATGGTGTTGATGATGAAGGAAGTTGCACGGAATCTTGGACCAATGCTCTAGTATCTGAGCTCTCTCACTTCAAGAAAGAGAAAGCGGCCAAGAGCAGTGCGACAGAAGACTCCAATAGGTTGGAACTCATGGATGACTTCTTAGAGATGGAGAGATTAGCATGTTTGTCTTCTGAGGCTAATGGCAATGGCAGTACCATCGACAAAATGAAGATAGATGAAGTTGGGGCTACTTTGTCTGGTATTACTGAAGGAGATGGTGTTAAAGATTTGCAGTCAGCTTCACCAGTGTCAGAAACTACATCTAGTAAACAGCAGCTATCCGAGAAATCTTCACTTTTGAAATTGCAGTCAAGAATATCTTCATTACTGGATTCTGAATCACCAGAGAACAATGCAGGAAAGATGATTGATAGCATTAGAAATATTTTGAAGGATATTGAAGATGAGGCAGATTCGATAAATGCAAATGGGACTCATCACTTGGATGGGACCTTAAGTTCAGGTAGCAAATGTGCCATGGATCAAGAACTAAAGAGTGCCATATTTAGGATTCAAGACTTTGTCAAGTTGCTTGATCAAGAACTCTCCAAGTTTCAAGGCCAGTCATCTGATTATGATGGGCTATTTGAGAAAACACAACACTTCTCTGCATTAATTGACAAAGTTTTGTCAAATGATAATGGCCTAAATGACTTTGTCATGGCACTATCTGTTATCTTGTCAGAAACTAGTCAGATTAAGTTCACAATGTCGAGAGACAACAGCAATGAAGCAGAAAGTAATAACTTAGATTGTGTTGACAAAGTGACTCTACTTGAAAATAAGGTTCAGCCTGAGCCTGTAAAAGACAGTGTTTCTGATCTCTGTCCACTACTGCCTCGTTCATCTTCTGATCCTGAGTTTGAGGGGCCTGCTGATGCTGGATTTGATGCTAAGACTGCACTGAAGATATGCTCACCAGAGGAATATGAACAACTTATATCTGAGAAGACCAATTTGGAGGTAGAACTAGCGAAGCGCAATGACATAATAGAAGAAACAAAGGTTAGATTAGGTGATATGGAGAAAAACTTGGAAGACTTTACAGCCAAGTTGGCTGACAGTGAGAAATCAAATAGCTTGAGTGAGACACAGTTGAAGTGTATGGCCGAATCCTACAAGTCACTTGAATCGAGAAAAGTTGAATTAGAGAATGAGATAGAAGTATTGCGGTCCAAAATAGATACTTTAACAGCTGAACTCACCGATGAAAGACAAAGTCATCAGGAGGACTTAGCCAAATACAAAGACCTCGAGGAGAAGATGGAAAG GTATGAGTTGGAGAGGAGTTCAATGTTTGTAGATGAGGATCCGGATACCAATTCAAAGCAG GAGAAAGAGATAGCGGCTGCAGCGGAGAAGCTTGCAGAGTGCCAGGAGACAATACTGATTCTTGGCCGTCAGCTGCAAGCTATGCGTCCTTCAGCTGACTCTTTAGGTTCTTCACCCAACCGGCAACGTATGGAGGACTTTCTGCAGGATTCTGTAGGAACAACCGCAGGAGAGTTTTCCCAGAAGCCGGCAGGCCAACCTGATACAGACCAGGAAATTCTTGGGGCAGGAAATGAGTCTCCCGTCAATGGATTCAAGACACACATGACCCCTTCTGATGCTGACGGGAGCCCTTTCCCTACTCCAAACAATTCCAAGCGTCCGAAGCATCGATCGAGATCCTCTTCGTCTTCATCGTTCGCTAACCACCAGTTGCCAGAGAAACAGAGTCGCGGATTCAGTCGTTTCTTCACAAAGGGCAAAGAGTGA